In the genome of Variibacter gotjawalensis, one region contains:
- a CDS encoding enoyl-CoA hydratase-related protein: MTTSKTAGPVLWNVDAKGVAHVSFNRPDVNNAYNGELIEGVLEALDTLSNTEGLRAVLLTGNGKHFQAGADLKWINEVRNADLAENVRVSRATADAVRLLNLAPVPTVALVQGGCFGGGTGIVSACDVVIAADNAMFSIAEVRWGLTAAIIIPQLNDAIGVRQVRRYALTGERFDADTARRIGLVHEVVPLGELEAAGHRIIDHLLQNGPEAIADTKSLILEGAFADIPNESYNELVESHAAKRQSEEAAEGLLSFKEKRAARWG, translated from the coding sequence ATGACAACGTCTAAGACCGCAGGCCCTGTGCTTTGGAACGTCGACGCCAAGGGCGTCGCACACGTTTCCTTCAATCGCCCCGACGTCAACAACGCCTACAATGGCGAACTCATTGAAGGCGTGCTCGAAGCGCTCGACACGTTGTCGAACACCGAAGGCCTGCGCGCCGTGCTGCTCACCGGCAACGGCAAACACTTTCAGGCCGGCGCCGATCTCAAATGGATCAACGAAGTCCGCAATGCCGACTTGGCCGAAAACGTGCGCGTCTCGCGCGCGACCGCCGACGCCGTGCGTCTCCTCAATCTCGCGCCGGTGCCGACCGTTGCGCTCGTGCAAGGCGGCTGCTTCGGCGGCGGCACCGGCATCGTCTCGGCCTGCGATGTCGTCATCGCGGCCGACAATGCGATGTTCTCCATCGCGGAAGTGCGTTGGGGCCTCACCGCCGCGATCATCATCCCGCAGCTCAACGATGCGATCGGCGTGCGCCAGGTGCGCCGCTACGCGCTGACCGGCGAGCGTTTCGATGCCGACACCGCGCGCCGTATCGGCCTCGTCCACGAAGTCGTACCGCTCGGCGAACTCGAAGCCGCCGGACATCGCATCATCGATCACCTGTTGCAGAATGGCCCCGAAGCGATTGCCGATACGAAATCGCTGATTCTGGAAGGCGCGTTCGCAGACATCCCGAACGAGTCGTACAACGAATTGGTCGAGAGCCATGCGGCGAAGCGGCAATCCGAAGAAGCCGCCGAAGGTCTGCTGTCGTTCAAGGAGAAGCGCGCGGCCCGCTGGGGTTAA
- a CDS encoding aldehyde dehydrogenase family protein — protein sequence MLTKTITPTLDPFALAKTLSNNNLINGTLVKAKSGKTFPIINPATGEEIGVAAASEAADVDAAVKSAKKAQKEWAKMQPRDRGKLVAECGRLLNDHQEELGRLVALETGKALRTESRVEASVVADIFTFFGGLGGELKGETLPLKNDVLGMTIREPIGVVGAIIPWNVPMMLMGLKIAPALVAGNTVVVKSAEEAPLAVLRICEIVNQVLPPGVFNMLSGDGPECGGPLVAHPDVKKVTFTGSVETGKIIYRGAAEKLIPVTLELGGKSPMIIMGDADLDKAIGGAIAGMRFTRQGQSCTAASRIFVHESLHDKFVNALKAKVDAMKMGDPLDEKTDIGTIISPEQFKKVNKYIKIGEKTKGAKALACSAMPEGKKFKKGLFVRPVIFTGMTNKSKLAQEEIFGPVTCVIKFKTYEEALEQANDSVFGLAATIWTKDLKTALDAAHKLEAGFVQVNQNVVVSANLSYGGVKQSGLGKEASLESMLEHFTHKKTILINMG from the coding sequence ATGCTGACCAAGACCATCACGCCGACACTCGATCCTTTTGCGCTGGCCAAGACGCTGTCGAACAACAATCTGATCAACGGCACGCTGGTCAAAGCGAAATCCGGCAAAACCTTCCCGATCATCAACCCGGCGACCGGCGAAGAGATCGGCGTCGCGGCTGCCTCGGAAGCCGCCGACGTCGACGCGGCCGTGAAGTCCGCCAAAAAGGCGCAGAAGGAATGGGCGAAGATGCAGCCGCGCGATCGCGGCAAGCTCGTTGCCGAATGCGGCCGGCTGCTCAACGATCATCAGGAAGAACTCGGCCGCCTCGTCGCGCTTGAGACCGGCAAGGCGCTGCGCACGGAGAGCCGCGTCGAAGCGTCGGTCGTCGCCGACATCTTTACGTTCTTCGGCGGCCTCGGCGGTGAACTCAAGGGCGAGACGCTGCCGCTCAAAAACGACGTGCTCGGCATGACGATCCGCGAGCCGATCGGCGTCGTCGGCGCCATCATCCCGTGGAACGTCCCGATGATGCTGATGGGCCTCAAGATCGCCCCGGCACTTGTCGCAGGCAACACGGTGGTCGTGAAGTCGGCCGAAGAGGCGCCGCTCGCCGTTCTGCGCATCTGCGAGATCGTCAATCAGGTTCTGCCGCCGGGTGTCTTCAACATGCTCTCCGGCGATGGCCCGGAGTGCGGCGGCCCGCTGGTCGCGCATCCGGACGTGAAGAAGGTCACGTTCACGGGCTCGGTCGAAACCGGCAAAATCATCTATCGCGGCGCAGCCGAGAAGCTGATCCCGGTCACGCTCGAACTTGGCGGCAAGAGCCCGATGATCATCATGGGCGACGCCGACCTCGACAAGGCGATCGGTGGCGCCATCGCCGGCATGCGCTTCACGCGCCAGGGTCAAAGCTGCACGGCGGCCTCGCGCATCTTCGTGCACGAATCGCTGCACGATAAATTCGTCAATGCGCTGAAGGCTAAGGTCGACGCCATGAAGATGGGCGACCCGCTCGACGAGAAGACCGACATCGGCACCATCATCTCGCCCGAGCAGTTCAAGAAGGTGAACAAGTACATCAAGATCGGCGAGAAGACGAAAGGCGCGAAAGCGCTCGCCTGCTCGGCGATGCCGGAAGGCAAGAAGTTCAAGAAGGGCCTGTTCGTCCGCCCGGTGATCTTCACGGGCATGACGAATAAATCGAAACTCGCGCAGGAAGAAATTTTTGGCCCGGTCACCTGCGTGATCAAGTTCAAGACCTACGAGGAAGCGCTCGAACAGGCGAACGATAGCGTCTTCGGCCTTGCCGCAACGATCTGGACCAAGGACCTCAAGACCGCGCTCGATGCTGCCCACAAGCTCGAAGCCGGCTTCGTGCAGGTGAACCAGAACGTCGTCGTCTCGGCGAATTTGTCTTACGGCGGCGTCAAACAATCCGGCCTCGGCAAGGAAGCCTCGCTCGAGTCGATGCTCGAACACTTCACGCACAAGAAGACGATCCTCATCAACATGGGTTGA
- a CDS encoding pyridoxal phosphate-dependent aminotransferase has product MLQTVANFDRIGEENAFAVLARATDLAAQGRDIINLGIGQPDFRTPEHIVEAAIKALKDGHHGYTPATGIKPLREAVSASLDRRYGAKVSPDEVMIMPGGKPTMYMAILMFGQPGVDILYPDPGFPIYRSMIEYTGARPIPVPIREENGFAFSAEETLALITPQTRLLIINSPANPTGGVTPKAEIDKLVAGLEKHPHVALMSDEIYDHMTYDGEEHVTLLNYPSIRDRLIILNGWSKTYAMTGWRLGYAIWPGKLYDLARKLAVNLHSCVNASAQYAGIAALNGPQDEVTKMVAEFDRRRGVVVKGLNALPGVSCATPKGAFYAFPNVSRTGWKAKALASSLLEDAGVALIGGPDFGILGEGYMRVSYANSTENIQKALARMGDFLSNRKAA; this is encoded by the coding sequence ATGCTGCAAACCGTCGCCAATTTCGACCGTATCGGCGAGGAAAACGCTTTCGCGGTGCTCGCCCGCGCAACCGACCTCGCGGCGCAGGGCCGGGACATCATCAACCTCGGCATCGGCCAGCCGGACTTCCGCACCCCGGAGCATATCGTCGAAGCCGCCATCAAGGCGCTCAAAGACGGCCATCACGGCTATACGCCGGCGACCGGCATCAAGCCATTGCGCGAGGCAGTCTCGGCCTCGCTCGACCGCCGTTACGGCGCCAAGGTCTCGCCGGACGAAGTCATGATCATGCCGGGCGGCAAGCCCACGATGTACATGGCGATCCTGATGTTCGGTCAGCCGGGCGTCGACATCCTCTATCCGGACCCAGGCTTCCCGATCTATCGCTCGATGATCGAATACACGGGCGCGCGTCCGATCCCGGTGCCGATCCGCGAAGAGAACGGCTTTGCGTTCTCGGCCGAAGAGACGCTCGCGCTGATCACGCCGCAGACGCGCCTCCTCATCATCAACTCGCCCGCGAACCCGACCGGCGGCGTGACGCCGAAGGCCGAGATCGACAAGCTCGTCGCCGGTCTCGAGAAGCATCCGCATGTCGCGCTGATGTCGGACGAGATTTACGACCACATGACGTATGACGGCGAAGAGCACGTCACTCTGCTCAACTATCCGTCGATCCGCGATCGTCTCATCATTCTCAACGGCTGGTCGAAGACTTATGCGATGACCGGCTGGCGTCTCGGTTACGCGATCTGGCCCGGCAAGCTTTACGATCTCGCGCGCAAGCTCGCGGTCAATCTGCATTCGTGCGTCAACGCATCGGCGCAGTATGCCGGCATCGCCGCGCTCAACGGTCCGCAGGATGAGGTCACGAAGATGGTCGCGGAATTCGATCGCCGCCGCGGCGTTGTCGTGAAGGGTCTTAACGCATTGCCGGGTGTGTCCTGCGCGACGCCGAAGGGCGCGTTCTACGCCTTTCCGAACGTCTCGCGCACCGGCTGGAAGGCGAAGGCGCTCGCGTCGTCGCTGCTGGAAGATGCCGGCGTCGCGCTGATCGGCGGGCCGGATTTCGGCATTCTCGGCGAAGGCTACATGCGCGTTTCTTACGCGAACTCGACCGAGAACATTCAAAAAGCGCTCGCACGCATGGGCGATTTCCTGTCGAACCGAAAAGCGGCGTAA
- a CDS encoding thermonuclease family protein: protein MVRDLWVGLLAVVVAVTVAHVAAACGAGAQLSGTVAAVDATGTLSLSDGRQIRLAGVVVGDDVAAQQYLIDTIIGRDVVLRGTPATRDRYGRIEAYVFAVGWGLPGKDLDRSVQRDMVEKGLVRVSARISDRACAAEFLTSESQARQAGRGLWADARWRVLKADEPAKILSQRGAFALVEGKVLSVREVGGSIYVNFGRRWTEDFTVTVAKRNAAALGGLDVKRLDHKLIRVRGWVEERGGPWIEVTRPEQIELIRN from the coding sequence GTGGTGCGGGATTTGTGGGTTGGTCTGCTTGCTGTAGTGGTGGCCGTCACGGTCGCCCACGTTGCGGCTGCATGCGGAGCCGGTGCGCAGTTGAGCGGCACTGTGGCCGCGGTCGATGCGACGGGCACGCTTAGCTTGAGCGACGGCCGGCAAATTCGGCTCGCCGGGGTCGTCGTCGGCGACGATGTCGCAGCGCAGCAATATCTGATCGATACAATCATAGGCCGCGATGTCGTTTTGCGTGGCACGCCCGCAACCCGCGATCGCTATGGCCGTATAGAAGCTTACGTTTTCGCCGTGGGTTGGGGTTTGCCTGGTAAAGACTTGGACCGGTCCGTTCAGCGCGATATGGTGGAGAAGGGACTTGTTCGAGTCTCGGCTCGAATCAGCGATCGCGCATGCGCGGCGGAGTTCCTGACCAGCGAAAGTCAGGCGCGGCAGGCAGGACGTGGGCTTTGGGCCGACGCTCGGTGGCGTGTCCTCAAGGCCGATGAGCCGGCCAAGATTCTCAGTCAGCGCGGTGCGTTCGCGCTCGTTGAGGGGAAAGTGCTGTCGGTGCGTGAGGTTGGCGGTTCGATCTACGTGAATTTCGGCCGCCGCTGGACGGAAGATTTCACCGTGACGGTCGCGAAACGAAACGCAGCCGCTCTCGGCGGGTTGGATGTGAAGCGGCTCGATCACAAATTGATCCGCGTTCGCGGATGGGTTGAAGAACGGGGCGGGCCGTGGATCGAGGTCACACGGCCCGAACAAATCGAGTTGATACGCAATTGA
- a CDS encoding TonB-dependent receptor codes for MQRLRSPTFASAASLAAALLFEPERSFAQTPGPQLPTVQVTAPRIAKPARQARPARAARQTRPRPTAAHATAATPIATRSDQPVGGFSAPVAASERDVSGSEVNAVPISRPGEALEVVPGLIVTQHSGEGKANQYFLRGFNLDHGTDFAITVDGMPVNMRTHGHGQGYADINFLIPELIQSVRIRKGPYFADEGDFASAGAANIQYRDVLNPGLAQVTGGSFGYFRTLVAKSVKAGDGNVLAAFDTTTYDGPWEKADRLRKFNGVVRYSEGTQQNGLSLTAMGYVNRWNSTDQIAERAITSGLIDRFGTLDATDGGTASRFSLSGRWSRDDETSASRIETYAIRSTMRLYNNFTYFLDDPVNGDQFSQMDRRWVLGFNASHTFKGRFASFDTETKVGVQTRYDDISLGLTKTKEREELSTVRIDRVQEASVGVYAENTTHWANWIRTVTGIRGDRYDGRVSSDTGLNSGSANDFIASPKFNLILGPWAKTELYFSAGTGFHSNDLRGVTIRVDPIDKVTPQDRVPLLVRSKGTEIGLRSKAIDGLESTLAFFVLDYDSELLFVGDAGTTEASRPSRRVGVEWTNHYRVNPWLRLDVDLAYTKARFTDVDPAGDFIPGAPQFIGSAGVFLGAERGWFGAVKARYFGPRPLVEDDSVRSRETFLVNGRVGYTFDSGIRLQLDVLNVFDTKADQIAYYYESRLPGEPGGVLDRHIHPVEPRSFRLTLAGRF; via the coding sequence ATGCAACGGTTGAGATCGCCAACATTCGCCAGCGCTGCATCGCTCGCGGCCGCGTTGTTGTTCGAGCCGGAGCGTTCGTTTGCACAGACCCCCGGACCACAACTACCAACCGTTCAAGTGACTGCGCCACGCATCGCAAAGCCAGCGCGCCAAGCGCGGCCGGCTCGCGCCGCGCGGCAGACTCGGCCCCGTCCGACCGCAGCTCACGCTACGGCCGCAACACCGATCGCAACGCGCAGCGACCAACCGGTCGGCGGCTTCTCGGCTCCCGTCGCGGCAAGCGAACGCGACGTCTCCGGGTCCGAAGTCAACGCAGTGCCGATCTCGCGGCCTGGCGAAGCACTCGAAGTCGTGCCCGGCCTCATCGTCACGCAGCATTCCGGCGAAGGCAAAGCCAACCAGTACTTCCTGCGCGGCTTCAATCTCGACCACGGCACCGACTTCGCGATCACGGTCGACGGCATGCCGGTCAACATGCGCACACACGGCCACGGCCAAGGCTACGCCGACATCAACTTCCTGATTCCGGAACTCATTCAGTCGGTGCGCATCCGCAAAGGCCCCTACTTCGCGGACGAAGGCGATTTCGCCTCGGCCGGCGCCGCCAATATCCAGTATCGCGACGTGCTCAATCCGGGCCTCGCGCAAGTGACCGGCGGCAGCTTCGGTTATTTCCGCACGCTCGTTGCAAAATCCGTCAAGGCCGGTGACGGCAACGTCCTCGCGGCCTTCGACACGACGACCTACGACGGCCCGTGGGAAAAAGCCGACCGCCTGCGCAAGTTCAACGGCGTCGTCCGCTACAGCGAAGGAACGCAACAGAACGGCCTATCGCTCACCGCAATGGGTTACGTGAACCGCTGGAATTCGACCGATCAGATCGCCGAGCGCGCGATCACGTCCGGCCTCATCGACCGTTTCGGCACGCTCGATGCAACCGACGGCGGCACCGCCTCGCGCTTCAGCCTGTCGGGACGCTGGAGCCGCGACGATGAGACAAGTGCATCGCGCATCGAGACTTATGCGATCCGCTCGACGATGCGGCTCTACAACAACTTCACGTACTTTCTCGACGACCCGGTCAACGGCGATCAATTCAGCCAGATGGATCGCCGCTGGGTGCTCGGCTTCAACGCGAGCCACACCTTCAAGGGGCGCTTCGCATCTTTCGACACCGAGACGAAAGTCGGCGTGCAGACGCGCTACGACGACATCTCGCTCGGTCTGACGAAAACAAAGGAGCGCGAAGAACTCTCAACCGTCCGCATCGACCGCGTGCAGGAAGCAAGCGTCGGCGTCTACGCCGAGAACACGACACACTGGGCAAACTGGATCCGCACCGTCACCGGCATTCGCGGCGACCGCTACGACGGGCGCGTGTCGAGCGACACCGGGCTCAATTCCGGCAGCGCCAACGATTTCATCGCGAGCCCGAAATTCAATCTCATTCTCGGACCGTGGGCCAAGACCGAACTCTACTTCAGTGCCGGCACCGGCTTTCACTCCAATGATTTGCGCGGCGTGACGATCCGCGTCGACCCTATCGACAAGGTCACGCCGCAGGATCGCGTCCCGCTGCTGGTGCGCTCGAAAGGCACGGAAATAGGCCTACGCTCGAAAGCCATCGACGGCCTCGAAAGCACGCTCGCCTTCTTCGTGCTCGACTACGATTCGGAATTGCTATTCGTCGGCGATGCCGGGACGACCGAGGCAAGCCGCCCCTCACGCCGCGTCGGCGTCGAGTGGACCAATCACTACCGCGTCAATCCGTGGCTGCGGCTCGATGTCGATCTCGCCTACACAAAAGCGCGCTTCACCGATGTCGATCCGGCCGGCGACTTCATTCCGGGCGCGCCGCAATTCATTGGATCGGCCGGTGTTTTCCTCGGCGCCGAGCGCGGCTGGTTCGGCGCGGTCAAAGCGCGCTACTTCGGGCCACGTCCGCTTGTCGAGGACGACAGCGTGCGCTCGCGCGAGACATTCCTCGTCAACGGCCGTGTCGGCTACACTTTCGACAGCGGCATCCGCCTGCAGCTCGATGTGCTCAACGTGTTCGACACCAAGGCCGACCAGATCGCTTACTATTACGAGTCGCGCCTCCCCGGAGAACCGGGCGGCGTGCTCGACCGGCACATCCATCCGGTCGAGCCGCGCAGCTTCCGTCTGACCCTCGCGGGCCGCTTTTAA
- a CDS encoding flavin-containing monooxygenase, translated as MTAANGRSPSKTYDAVIVGAGFSGLYALHRLRDDLGLKVRVLEMGEEVGGTWYWNRYPGARCDSESYTYTYSFSPELDREWSWSERYPEHPEIRRYLNFVADKLDLKRDIEFGARVTGATFDDAANRWTITTETGETFTAQFFITAVGCLSTTNVPKFKGLDSFRGRWYHTGAWPHEGVDFTGKRVGQIGTGSTGIQAAPVIAEQSKHLTVFQRTPNYSVPARNGPMSEEFKQHLRDNYTAIHDKKRTTTNGHPFDISSTSVLDVSPEDRERILEAAWTEGSLKFRAAFSDTLTNMKANQVISDWLRNKIHQVVKDPEIAERLTPRDHGYATKRPPIDTDYFETYNRDNVTLVDIRKEPIVEITPNGIRTEAREYPLDIIVFATGFDALTGPLFALGIESRDGKALRDVWAAGPQTYLGLQVPDFPNLFTITGPGSPSVLANMPVAIEQHVDWITDCIRHMRDSGKQRIETTEAEAETWGNEVDRAANATLLPMASSSWYLGANVPGKPRRFMPYAGGMAHYAKLCEGIARDGYRGFQFS; from the coding sequence ATGACTGCAGCGAATGGCCGCTCCCCGTCCAAGACCTACGATGCCGTCATCGTCGGTGCCGGTTTCTCGGGCCTCTATGCGTTGCACCGTCTGCGCGACGATCTCGGCCTGAAAGTCCGCGTCCTCGAAATGGGCGAAGAGGTCGGCGGCACCTGGTACTGGAATCGCTATCCGGGCGCGCGCTGCGACTCCGAAAGCTACACCTACACCTACTCCTTCTCGCCGGAACTCGATCGCGAATGGAGCTGGTCCGAGCGCTATCCGGAGCATCCGGAGATCCGCCGCTATCTCAATTTCGTTGCCGACAAGCTCGACCTCAAGCGTGACATCGAATTCGGCGCGCGCGTCACCGGCGCAACCTTCGACGACGCGGCCAATCGCTGGACCATCACGACGGAGACCGGCGAGACCTTCACGGCGCAATTTTTCATCACGGCGGTCGGCTGTCTCTCGACCACCAACGTGCCGAAGTTCAAAGGCCTCGATAGCTTCAGGGGCCGCTGGTACCACACGGGCGCTTGGCCGCATGAAGGCGTCGACTTCACAGGCAAGCGCGTCGGCCAGATCGGCACCGGCTCGACCGGCATTCAGGCCGCGCCGGTGATCGCGGAGCAGTCGAAACATCTCACGGTCTTCCAGCGCACGCCGAACTACAGCGTGCCGGCCCGCAACGGCCCGATGAGCGAGGAGTTCAAGCAGCACCTGCGCGACAATTACACTGCGATCCACGACAAGAAGCGCACGACGACGAACGGCCACCCCTTCGACATCTCGTCGACCTCGGTGCTCGACGTCTCGCCGGAAGACCGCGAGCGCATACTCGAAGCCGCCTGGACCGAAGGCAGTCTGAAATTCCGCGCCGCCTTCAGCGATACGCTGACCAACATGAAAGCCAACCAGGTCATCTCGGATTGGCTGCGCAACAAGATCCATCAGGTCGTGAAGGACCCGGAGATCGCCGAGCGTTTGACGCCGCGCGACCACGGCTACGCCACCAAGCGCCCGCCGATCGACACCGATTATTTCGAAACCTACAACCGCGACAACGTCACGCTCGTCGATATCCGGAAAGAGCCGATCGTCGAGATCACGCCGAACGGCATTCGCACCGAGGCGAGAGAATATCCGCTCGACATCATCGTTTTCGCGACCGGCTTCGACGCGCTGACGGGGCCGCTCTTCGCACTCGGCATCGAGAGCCGCGACGGCAAAGCACTCCGCGATGTCTGGGCGGCAGGCCCGCAGACCTATCTCGGCCTTCAGGTGCCGGACTTCCCGAATCTCTTCACAATCACGGGGCCCGGCAGTCCGTCCGTTCTCGCCAACATGCCGGTCGCGATCGAACAGCATGTCGATTGGATCACCGACTGCATTCGCCACATGCGCGACAGCGGCAAGCAACGCATCGAAACCACCGAAGCGGAAGCCGAGACGTGGGGCAATGAGGTCGATCGGGCCGCCAACGCGACGCTGCTGCCGATGGCATCGAGCTCTTGGTATCTCGGTGCGAACGTGCCGGGCAAACCCCGCCGCTTCATGCCCTACGCGGGTGGCATGGCGCATTACGCGAAGCTGTGCGAAGGAATCGCACGCGATGGCTATCGCGGATTCCAATTCTCATAG
- a CDS encoding sulfurtransferase, with the protein MKMGLIVETEWLAYELDDPDLRIFDCSVKLIPHPTKQYTAEPQLEAYRAGHIPRAAFIDVANDLSDKNSPLRFTAQSPDDFAAAMSRLGVGDTSKVVLYSTTTWYWAARVWWLLRANGFDNVALLDGSWKKWTAERRPVATGEEHYPPAEFIPKPRYGFFCTKDDVLAALQSQDTHVLNALTAEQHDGTGGTTFDRPGHITGSINVPAKDLVDPDTNLFLSPDAIRAKFEAAGVLERGKTIAYCGGGIAATGDAFGLALIGRGDVSIYDASLNEWGADPSLPMTTGR; encoded by the coding sequence ATGAAAATGGGCCTGATCGTCGAGACGGAGTGGCTCGCTTACGAACTCGACGATCCGGACCTGCGCATATTCGATTGCTCGGTCAAACTGATCCCGCATCCGACCAAGCAATACACGGCCGAGCCGCAGCTCGAAGCTTACCGCGCCGGACATATTCCGCGCGCCGCCTTCATCGACGTCGCGAACGATCTCTCCGACAAAAATTCGCCGCTGCGATTCACCGCGCAGTCGCCGGATGATTTCGCCGCCGCGATGTCGCGGCTCGGCGTCGGCGATACGTCGAAGGTCGTGCTCTATTCGACGACGACGTGGTACTGGGCCGCGCGCGTCTGGTGGCTGCTGCGTGCGAACGGTTTCGACAATGTCGCGCTGCTCGATGGATCGTGGAAAAAATGGACGGCGGAGCGCCGCCCAGTCGCGACCGGCGAAGAGCATTATCCGCCGGCCGAATTCATCCCGAAGCCGCGTTACGGTTTTTTCTGCACGAAGGACGATGTGTTGGCGGCGCTGCAAAGCCAAGACACGCATGTGCTCAATGCGCTGACGGCGGAGCAGCATGACGGCACCGGGGGCACGACATTCGATCGTCCGGGCCACATCACGGGCTCGATCAACGTGCCGGCAAAGGATCTCGTCGATCCGGACACGAATTTGTTTCTCTCGCCCGACGCCATCCGCGCGAAGTTCGAGGCGGCCGGGGTGCTCGAGCGCGGCAAGACGATTGCGTATTGCGGCGGAGGCATCGCGGCGACGGGCGATGCATTCGGCCTCGCACTGATCGGGCGCGGCGACGTCAGCATTTACGATGCATCGCTGAATGAGTGGGGCGCGGATCCGTCGCTGCCGATGACGACAGGGCGCTAA
- a CDS encoding DMT family transporter: MSASQPTPSSYFSPTVIGVLCGLGAAFGWAAGFVAARHAIKIGFAPADLAFHRFAWAGLIFLPGALRLGFGDLAGVGWPRGLTMALLAGPLLAVASYVGFLLVPLGHGAVIQPAMAATGGLVLAWLLLGEPLLAKRIIGAGAIICGLVLLVYESLAHAGGIAVLGDLSFVAAGLSWALFGTLVRKWNIEPARATMIVCVLALLFYTPIYFAIYRDHIVQFGLWENALQIFVQGVLAGPGAIHLYSRAVVYLGASRTAAFPAMVPPMTLLIGFITLGEVPTLLQLLGLGVVALGFRAVVSR, from the coding sequence ATGAGCGCGTCACAGCCAACGCCGAGTAGCTACTTCTCACCAACAGTCATCGGCGTCCTCTGCGGTCTCGGCGCGGCCTTCGGCTGGGCCGCCGGCTTCGTCGCGGCACGCCACGCGATCAAGATCGGCTTCGCGCCCGCCGATCTCGCTTTCCACCGCTTCGCCTGGGCCGGCCTCATCTTTCTGCCGGGCGCATTGCGTCTCGGCTTCGGCGATCTCGCCGGCGTCGGCTGGCCGCGCGGATTGACGATGGCGCTGCTCGCCGGGCCGCTGCTCGCGGTCGCGAGCTATGTCGGCTTTCTCCTCGTGCCGCTTGGCCACGGCGCCGTCATCCAGCCCGCAATGGCGGCAACCGGCGGTCTCGTGCTCGCGTGGCTCCTGCTCGGAGAGCCGCTGCTGGCGAAGCGTATTATCGGCGCCGGCGCGATCATCTGCGGGCTCGTGCTGCTGGTCTACGAATCGCTCGCGCATGCGGGCGGCATCGCGGTTCTCGGTGACTTGAGTTTTGTCGCCGCCGGTTTGTCGTGGGCGCTGTTCGGCACGTTGGTGCGGAAATGGAATATCGAACCGGCGCGCGCAACGATGATCGTCTGCGTGCTTGCGCTCTTGTTCTACACGCCGATCTATTTTGCGATCTATCGCGACCACATCGTGCAGTTCGGTCTCTGGGAAAACGCGTTGCAGATTTTCGTGCAGGGCGTGCTCGCCGGCCCCGGCGCGATTCACCTTTACTCACGTGCGGTCGTTTATCTCGGAGCATCGCGCACCGCGGCATTCCCCGCGATGGTGCCGCCGATGACGTTGCTGATCGGCTTCATCACGCTCGGAGAAGTGCCGACGTTGTTGCAGCTTCTGGGCTTAGGCGTTGTGGCGCTGGGTTTTCGCGCCGTGGTATCGCGCTGA